One Homo sapiens chromosome 15 genomic patch of type FIX, GRCh38.p14 PATCHES HG2365_PATCH genomic window carries:
- the MKRN3 gene encoding E3 ubiquitin-protein ligase makorin-3, translating into MEEPAAPSEAHEAAGAQAGAEAAREGVSGPDLPVCEPSGESAAPDSALPHAARGWAPFPVAPVPAHLRRGGLRPAPASGGGAWPSPLPSRSSGIWTKQIICRYYIHGQCKEGENCRYSHDLSGRKMATEGGVSPPGASAGGGPSTAAHIEPPTQEVAEAPPAASSLSLPVIGSAAERGFFEAERDNADRGAAGGAGVESWADAIEFVPGQPYRGRWVASAPEAPLQSSETERKQMAVGSGLRFCYYASRGVCFRGESCMYLHGDICDMCGLQTLHPMDAAQREEHMRACIEAHEKDMELSFAVQRGMDKVCGICMEVVYEKANPNDRRFGILSNCNHSFCIRCIRRWRSARQFENRIVKSCPQCRVTSELVIPSEFWVEEEEEKQKLIQQYKEAMSNKACRYFAEGRGNCPFGDTCFYKHEYPEGWGDEPPGPGGGSFSAYWHQLVEPVRMGEGNMLYKSIKKELVVLRLASLLFKRFLSLRDELPFSEDQWDLLHYELEEYFNLIL; encoded by the coding sequence ATGGAAGAGCCTGCAGCTCCCTCAGAAGCCCACGAGGCAGCCGGGGCCCAGGCAGGTGCTGAGGCAGCAAGGGAGGGTGTGTCTGGGCCGGACCTTCCCGTCTGTGAGCCCTCCGGGGAATCTGCTGCTCCAGATTCAGCCCTGCCACATGCGGCAAGGGGCTGGGCCCCCTTCCCTGTAGCTCCAGTCCCTGCCCACCTCCGCAGAGGAGGCCTGAGGCCTGCCCCAGCCTCaggaggaggagcctggcccaGTCCGTTGCCAAGCCGAAGCAGCGGCATTTGGACAAAGCAGATCATCTGCAGGTATTATATACATGGGCAGTGCAAGGAGGGGGAGAACTGTCGCTATTCGCACGACCTTTCTGGTCGGAAGATGGCCACTGAGGGTGGCGTTTCGCCGCCTGGGGCCTCTGCAGGTGGAGGCCCTAGCACGGCTGCGCACATCGAGCCCCCGACTCAGGAAGTGGCGGAAGCCCCCCCGGCTGCATCCTCCCTTTCCTTGCCTGTGATTGGCTCGGCTGCTGAAAGGGGTTTCTTTGAAGCCGAGAGAGACAATGCAGACCGTGGAGCTGCTGGAGGAGCAGGTGTAGAAAGCTGGGCGGATGCCATTGAGTTTGTTCCAGGGCAGCCCTACCGGGGCCGCTGGGTTGCATCTGCCCCTGAGGCTCCTCTACAGAGCTCAGAGACTGAGAGGAAGCAGATGGCTGTGGGCAGTGGGTTGCGGTTTTGCTATTATGCTTCCAGGGGAGTTTGCTTTCGTGGGGAGAGCTGTATGTACCTCCATGGAGACATATGCGACATGTGTGGGCTGCAGACCTTGCACCCCATGGATGCTGCCCAGAGGGAAGAACATATGAGGGCCTGCATTGAAGCACACGAGAAAGATATGGAACTCTCGTTTGCTGTGCAGCGTGGTATGGACAAGGTGTGTGGCATCTGCATGGAGGTTGTCTATGAGAAGGCCAACCCCAATGACCGCCGCTTTGGCATTCTTTCCAATTGCAACCATTCCTTCTGTATTAGGTGTATCCGCAGGTGGAGAAGTGCCAGACAGTTTGAGAACAGGATCGTCAAGTCTTGCCCACAGTGCAGGGTCACCTCTGAATTGGTCATTCCCAGTGAGTtctgggtggaggaggaggaagagaagcagaaactTATTCAGCAATACAAGGAGGCAATGAGCAACAAGGCCTGCAGGTATTTTGCGGAAGGCAGGGGTAACTGCCCATTTGGAGACACATGCTTTTACAAGCATGAATACCCTGAGGGCTGGGGAGATGAGCCTCCTGGGCCAGGTGGTGGGTCATTCAGCGCATACTGGCATCAACTTGTGGAGCCTGTGCGAATGGGAGAGGGCAACATGCTCTATAAAAGCATTAAGAAGGAGCTTGTCGTGCTTCGGCTGGCCAGTCTGTTGTTTAAGCGGTTTCTTTCACTGAGAGATGAGTTACCCTTCTCTGAGGACCAGTGGGACTTGCTTCATTATGAGCTGGAAGAATATTTCAATTTGATTCTGTAG